In the genome of Zobellia nedashkovskayae, the window GCGGTAAAGGACCTTCCTTACTTTCTATTTCTTTCTTAACATGGTCATAGATTGCCCCTTCATTATGAACAAAGCTTCCAACGGCGTGTTTTGGTAAACGTAAGGCATTGTTCTTTCCGTCTATATAAGGAATCACATAAAGCTTGTATGACGGGTTTAGAACTTTTAATTCCTCTTTACCAACACCTGTAAGCTCAGAAACCTGGTCAAAGGTAATAAGACCTTTAACGTGCACGGTATCTGTTTCAAAATAAGGTCTTTCTATTTTTTTTCCTCTTAAGCCATGCTCCTCGGCATATTCAAAAAGATACATTGTAGCCAAAAATGCGGGAACATAACCTGCAGTTTCTCTAGGTAAATAGCGGCGAATATTCCAATAGTTTTTATAACCCCCTGATCTTCTAATAGCCTTGTTTACATTACCTGGGCCAGAATTATAGGCAGCAAGTGCCAAATCCCAATCGCCATAAATATCATAAAGCTTAGCCAAGAACTGACAAGCGGCAACAGTCGATTTTAAAGGGTCACTACGTTCATCTACATAACTGCTTACATCTAGCTTGTATTGCTTACCCGTAGGATACATGAACTGCCAAAGACCGGTAGCTCCCACTTGAGATCGGGCGCGAGGGTTCAATGCCGATTCTACAATAGAAAGATATTTCATTTCTAAAGGAATATCATAGTTGTCCAATTCTTGCTCAAACATTGGAAAATAGAATTGGCTCGTTGTCAACATACGCTCCATAAGATCTCTCTTTCTAAAAAGGAACGACTTAATAACGTTCTCCAAAGAAGGGTTGTAAGCTATGTTGAAAGGTGTTTTTTGATTCAACCTCTCCAAACGGGCCTTAAGGGTGTCCGTAGGGAGGGAAGTAGGGTAGGTCTTATCGTAATCTAATTTCTCAATCTCACGAAACATTTCATCAGATAGCGATGCATTCGCGTAAAGCTCCTTCATCCAAAGACTATCATATTTGGCAGCTTCAGGTAAATCTTTAAGCCGGACTGTTAAGTCCAGGCTATCTTTTTTAAGGGCAATGGGGCTGTCATTAATATGCGTACTGTCCAGAGCCATTTTCTCCATCTGATCAATACCCTTTAAATCCATTGCCAAGGTATCCGCGACAATTTCATCTGTTGGGTTCTGAGAAATTACAACAGAATCTTTTTCTTGTTCTTGGGCCACCAAAGGCAGGGACAAAACAAGACTTGAAAATACCGTAAGGAAACGTTTTCTATTTTTTATCATCTAAAGTGCTTATGTAGCGATGCGGGTAGTTCTTATAAATATAGGGTTACAGCGAACTGTAACCCTACTAAAATCGTACTTTTTTTCTGAAAAATAAAATTTTTATTCAATTAAACGTTACGCGCCGTTTATCGATAACGCCTTTGTTAGCCGATTATTGCAGCGATACCCGGTAAGGTTTTACCCTCTAAACTTTCTAACATAGCACCTCCGCCTGTAGAAACATAACTTACCTTGTCTGCAAAACCGAATTGTTTAACAGCTGCAACCGAATCACCACCACCAACAAGCGAAAATGCTCCACCTTGCGTAGCTTCATCAATATAATTACCCAAAGCAATAGTTCCTTTTGCAAAACTTTCCATTTCAAAAACACCAATAGGACCGTTCCATAGGATAGTTTTTGATTTTAAGATAACCTCTTTAAAAATTGCCAACGTTTTTGGACCTGCATCCAAACCTTGCCATCCGTCAGGAATTTTATCTACATCTACAATTTGTGTATTGGCGTCATTAGAAAAATCATTTGCCGCTAAAACATCCACGGGAATATGTACTTGAACATTCTTCTCTTTGGCTTTTTTCAAAATATCCATAGCCAAATCCATCTTGTCATCCTCACAGATAGAGTCACCTACTTTACCTCCTTGTGCTTTAATAAAGGTATAGGTCATACCACCACCAATAATTAAGTGATCTACCTTATCTAGTATATTTTCTATAATGGTGATTTTTGAAGAAACTTTAGCTCCTCCTAAAATTGCCAAAACTGGTTTCTCTCCCGTTTGCATCACCTTATCTATAGCTTCAATTTCTTTAGCCATAAGCAGACCAAAACATCTTGCTTCTGGAAAGAACTTGGCTATAATAGTTGTTGAAGCATGAGCTCTATGTGCTGTACCAAAAGCATCATTAACATAAATATCACCTAGTTTTGAAAGTTGTTCCGCAAAGGCTTCATCACCCTTTTCTTCTTCAGCGTGGAACCTAAGGTTTTCTAATAAAAGTATTTCACCTGGCTGAAGTTCAGCAACCGCTTTTTCAGCAGCCTCACCAACACAATTAGAAACAAATTTTACGGTAACACCAATAACATCTGAAACTTTGCTGCAAATATGTTGCAAAGATAAATCTGGATTTACCTGTCCTTTTGGTCTTCCCAAGTGGCTCATCAAAACAGCACTGCCGCCATCTTCAAGTACTTTTATAATTGTTGGCTTGGCCGCTTCTATACGGTTAGCATCAACTACTTTGAAATTCTCATCTAACGGAACGTTGAAATCAACGCGAATGAGAGCTTTCTTATTTTCAAAATTAAAGTCGTTTACAGTTTTCATGTTATGCGGTTTTAGCGAGTGGCAAATGTAATAAAAAGGATGTTAGACTGGAAGTCCAAAATCATTAGACTATAGATATTAACCATATTTAAGAAGTTGCCCCCAGAAGATCTTATATATTAAAAAAGTTATCTTTGGACCATGCTGTTCAATGACATTTTAGGGCTATCCCATATCAAGAACCATTTGGCCACCAGTGCTAATGCTGGCAGAGTTCCTCATGCCCAATTATTTGTAGGGCCTGAAGGTTCAGGCACCCTTCCTATGGCAATTGCTTACGCCCAATATCTTATTTGCCAAAATAATAATGGGGAAAACAATGGAGAGAACCAAAGCTGTAATTTAAAGTTCGATTCTCTTTCACATCCTGATATGCATTTTGCTTTTCCTGTTGCCAATTCCGACAAGATAAAAAGCCACGCTGTTAGCAACCATTATATGGAAGAATGGCGACAATTTGTAAAAGAGCAACCATACGGCAACCTTTTTGATTGGTACCGTTTAATTGGTATTGAAAAGAAACAGGGCCAAATAGGTGTTGATGAAGCCCAGGACGTAGTTAGAAAACTAGTCTTAAAATCATACGAAGGTGGTTACAAGGTGATGCTGATTTGGATGGCGGAAAAAATGAATACCGCTGCCGCCAATAAACTTTTAAAACTCATAGAGGAGCCACCTAACAAAACAGTCTTTATTCTCATAACAGAAGACGAGGAACAAATTATTCAGACCATTCGTTCTCGTTGTCAAGTTTTACACTTCCCGCCTCTTGCGGAAGAAGCCATGGCCAATGCCCTTGTAGAAAAAGGTGCTTTAAGGGAAGAAGCGCTGCGAATTGCTCACGAAGCAAACGGAAACTTTAACAAGGCGTTAGATTTAATGAACGAGGATTCTGAAGATCTGATCTTTGAAAAATGGTTCGTACAATGGGTCCGAAGTGCTTTTAAGGCAAAGGGCAACAAAAGTGCCATTCAAGATCTTATTATGTGGAGTGACGAAGTAGCAAAGACCGGTCGTGAAACACAAAAGAAATTTCTACATTATTGTATAGCAGTAATGCGCCAAGCAATGCTCATTAATTTTAATGCAAGAGAGCTTGCTTTTATGCGCATACATGCCGATGGTTTTAGCTTGGATAAATTTGCGCCTTTTGTTCATGAAAATAATATTGTGACTATTGTAAAGGAACTTGAGGATGCTATTTACCACGTGGAACGAAATGGCAATTCTAAGATTATACTTACCGATTTATCTATAAAGTTAACACGTCTTTTGCACAGAAAATCTGCCTAGTCTACACTATACTACCATTTTTTTTTGGTAACTTAATGGTGCCCAACCACTAAACCAAACGACTATGGATGCTTTTCTCCACTCTGCTACCGAGCTATTGATCTTAATATTTTTGATTATTGTCTTTATGCAAAGTGGTATTGATAAAGTATTCAATTGGAAAGAAAACCTTTCCTGGCTCAAAGAACATTTTTCAGAAACTCCTTTAGAAAATTTAGTTCCGCTACTATTGGCTACATTACTCCTAATTGAAACTGCATCTGGAATTTTATGCGCTATAGGACTATACCAAATAATAATCCTGGGAGAGAGTAGCATTGCGCTTTATGGAAGTATACTATCTTGTATTTCTTTGTTAATGCTTATGTTTGGCCAACGTATGGCCAAAGACTATGAAGGAGCAAAAACCATTGCTGTCTATTTTATTCCGGCTATACTTTTGGTCTATATTCTTCAGACATAAAAAAAGCGTCTACAGATAAAATCTGTAGACGCTTTTTTAATAAGTGTAATTGGTAATTACTTCTTGTAACTATCGTTCAAAAGTTTTACGATTTCAGCAGTTAAGTCATTGGCTTCTGCACCATATAAGACACTACCGCCATCACCACCACCAAGGATATAAGAATAGCCTTTAGACTTACCGTATGCTTTTACTTCTTTTTTTACTTTACCGATAATGCTATCCATTTCTGTTTGGCCTATCAATTGAAGTTGTTGGTCTTCTTGTTGTAATTGCTGACCGATCATTTGACCTCTCTGTTGCATAGCTGCATATTGTTCCTGAGCTTTTTGCTGAGGCAACTTCTGAGCTTGCGCTTGAAAAGCTTGTGCTTCCATTTGAAAAGCTTGCGTAATACTGTCTCTCTTTTTTGTAAGAGCATCAGCCTTTACTTTAAAAGCAGCTTCAACATCAATCTTCTCTTGATATTCTTCCATCAACTTTACATTATCTACAAATCCAATTTTTTCTTGTTGACAAGAAACTGCTACCAACATTAAAAATACCACTACTACGTTTTTCATAATTCAATTTATTTTAATCTTCTTTTTACTCTTCGCTAATTAATATTAAAATCTGTCCTACTTAAATTCAGAAGAATTTAATTTTCGAGTTGCGCAAAAATAGAAAAGCTTTTCTAATTGTTGTCATCTTATTCATAAATGTGACTTAAGAAACAATTATTAAAAAAGTAATTTCTATTTCTCCCAAAAAGGTTAAAAAACACCTCATAAGGATTACTTATAGCAAAAACACGTATCCATAAATGAAAATGATTAAAAACGGCATCATAAAAACGACGCTCATGAGAGATTTCAAACAAATCACCCTGTTACAGGCTACATCCTCTCAACTAGCGTTAAAAACCCTTAAAATAAGTTTTAAGCCAAAATGAAAGCTTATGACTGCTTTTTAAGAATATAGATTACTGAAGAAGGTTGCCCATTGAAAACAGCAACACTATTTGACCATAGGCCAACAAAAAAAGCTTTGATGAAATTTTGTTTGCCTGTTTTGTATTTCTCAGAAAGTATGGAAACATAAAAAGCATCAAACCACATGGGTTTTGTTTTTACTAATTCCATATCGTGTTTGGCAAATACTCTTTTTATTGCATCTTTCGAAAAATGCCAAAGGTGTCTTGGCACATCATAGGCTGCCCAAAATTCTTTATAATGTTTTGCGTCGTAAGATTTAAAATTAGGAACGGCA includes:
- a CDS encoding lytic transglycosylase domain-containing protein, with translation MIKNRKRFLTVFSSLVLSLPLVAQEQEKDSVVISQNPTDEIVADTLAMDLKGIDQMEKMALDSTHINDSPIALKKDSLDLTVRLKDLPEAAKYDSLWMKELYANASLSDEMFREIEKLDYDKTYPTSLPTDTLKARLERLNQKTPFNIAYNPSLENVIKSFLFRKRDLMERMLTTSQFYFPMFEQELDNYDIPLEMKYLSIVESALNPRARSQVGATGLWQFMYPTGKQYKLDVSSYVDERSDPLKSTVAACQFLAKLYDIYGDWDLALAAYNSGPGNVNKAIRRSGGYKNYWNIRRYLPRETAGYVPAFLATMYLFEYAEEHGLRGKKIERPYFETDTVHVKGLITFDQVSELTGVGKEELKVLNPSYKLYVIPYIDGKNNALRLPKHAVGSFVHNEGAIYDHVKKEIESKEGPLPQLVKQSEQNRIRYKVRNGDFLGKIAERYGVRVSQIKQWNGLRSNNLRIGQRLTIFPRKTSGAAVASSSSSTSSKNFAPGTKTHTVRSGDSLWTISRKYPGISVDNLRKWNGISGKNLKPGTKLKLCECSS
- a CDS encoding phosphoglycerate kinase; translation: MKTVNDFNFENKKALIRVDFNVPLDENFKVVDANRIEAAKPTIIKVLEDGGSAVLMSHLGRPKGQVNPDLSLQHICSKVSDVIGVTVKFVSNCVGEAAEKAVAELQPGEILLLENLRFHAEEEKGDEAFAEQLSKLGDIYVNDAFGTAHRAHASTTIIAKFFPEARCFGLLMAKEIEAIDKVMQTGEKPVLAILGGAKVSSKITIIENILDKVDHLIIGGGMTYTFIKAQGGKVGDSICEDDKMDLAMDILKKAKEKNVQVHIPVDVLAANDFSNDANTQIVDVDKIPDGWQGLDAGPKTLAIFKEVILKSKTILWNGPIGVFEMESFAKGTIALGNYIDEATQGGAFSLVGGGDSVAAVKQFGFADKVSYVSTGGGAMLESLEGKTLPGIAAIIG
- the holB gene encoding DNA polymerase III subunit delta' gives rise to the protein MLFNDILGLSHIKNHLATSANAGRVPHAQLFVGPEGSGTLPMAIAYAQYLICQNNNGENNGENQSCNLKFDSLSHPDMHFAFPVANSDKIKSHAVSNHYMEEWRQFVKEQPYGNLFDWYRLIGIEKKQGQIGVDEAQDVVRKLVLKSYEGGYKVMLIWMAEKMNTAAANKLLKLIEEPPNKTVFILITEDEEQIIQTIRSRCQVLHFPPLAEEAMANALVEKGALREEALRIAHEANGNFNKALDLMNEDSEDLIFEKWFVQWVRSAFKAKGNKSAIQDLIMWSDEVAKTGRETQKKFLHYCIAVMRQAMLINFNARELAFMRIHADGFSLDKFAPFVHENNIVTIVKELEDAIYHVERNGNSKIILTDLSIKLTRLLHRKSA
- a CDS encoding DoxX family protein; the encoded protein is MDAFLHSATELLILIFLIIVFMQSGIDKVFNWKENLSWLKEHFSETPLENLVPLLLATLLLIETASGILCAIGLYQIIILGESSIALYGSILSCISLLMLMFGQRMAKDYEGAKTIAVYFIPAILLVYILQT
- a CDS encoding OmpH family outer membrane protein, which codes for MKNVVVVFLMLVAVSCQQEKIGFVDNVKLMEEYQEKIDVEAAFKVKADALTKKRDSITQAFQMEAQAFQAQAQKLPQQKAQEQYAAMQQRGQMIGQQLQQEDQQLQLIGQTEMDSIIGKVKKEVKAYGKSKGYSYILGGGDGGSVLYGAEANDLTAEIVKLLNDSYKK